DNA sequence from the Pedobacter sp. W3I1 genome:
TAGAAGTAGGTGTAGGACCATCCTCAAAATAAACACTTAAATCGCAACTGTTTAATAAGCGCTGGGTATTCTGAACAATGAAAGGATACTGTTCAAATTGCTGGGTTAGTTCTACTTCTGGAATCAGGAACTCATCCGGATCACATTTCTGCTTATCGGGCACTTTACTTAAAAGGGTATTAAGTTCGATGGCCCTAAAATATTCGTGCAGACGGTAGGTGATCTTATTACTAACGGTAACAGGATGCCAAACTAACAATTTTTCCTTTTGTTTTAAAAGCGGATGTTTATATAACAGATTGAGCTGTTTGGCACGGACACCGATAAATTCATTTTCTTTGAGGGCCTGATTAAAGGATTTTTGAAAGGGGTAAATGATATATACATTTTCCATTTTGGGCGGAACCTTTGGCAGCGAAATGTTGTAGATGTTATGATGACTTAAAAATTCATTCAATTCACGCATTCCTTCCCTGTTTTTAGCAATGCCCACATACAACAACTTATTATCGATCTGAAACTCGATCCCTGCTACAGGTTTAATCTGATATGGAATATTGCCTTTATGTATTTCATCAGCTTCTTTAGCAATGCCTTGTTTATAACACTCGCGAATAAACTCTATTGCACCAGTTGAGTTATTGATATCAGTAAGTACCATTTGATGAATACCCAAACTCCGGGCAGTAGCAATTAACTGGCCAATGCTCTGCGTACCATACTTTAGACTATAAGAAGAATGAACATTTAAAAACATCGCTAATCATAAGATTTAGTACCTATTGTTCCTTTTTCACTCATAAAGCTTCTGATTTTTGAGCGTTTCCTTGCTTCCTGCTGCTCTTCTTCTGTTTGGTTTTCGATTAAAATTTTCTTTTTGCGGGGATTGTATTTGATTATTTTCCCTGTTTCATCGCGGGGCGGTTGTGTAACAATACAGGCTTTTACCACCGCTTCGGCACCATAATGGTTGCGTACTTTATCCATGGCCTGGTAAAGACTGTATTCTTCTTCGGCGATATTATATAAACCAATTTGCTCATAACCGCTCACCAAATGTGAAAGTTTTACGCCTACCAGCCGAAGCAGCATCCGTTTTGAATATACCTTCTCGAACAGGCTATGTGCCTTGCTAATCAGAAATGAATCGAGCGAGGTATAAGGAATACGCTCTTGCTGGGTAACCGTTTCGAAATTGGTATAACGTACAGTTATGGTAATACAGGCGGTTAGTTTTTTCTGATTACGCAGCTGGAAGGTTAGTCCGCTAACCATTCCTGTAATAATGGCTTTTAGTTTGGCCATATCCATGGTATCGCTTTCGAAAGTGGCTTGTGTGCCGATTGATTTTCTTTCGCGGTAAGGTACCACGGGCGAAAGATCGATGCCGTTTGCTTTTTGCCATAAACTTAAACCATGCTGCCCCAAAATTTTAAACATGAGCTGTTGCGGGATCTGCGTAAGCGTAAGGATTTCGCGAACACCCATTTCGCTTAATTTTTTATAGGTAGCATGACCAATACCTGGAATTTTATGAATAGCCAAAGGATCGAGAAAGGGTCGCAATTCAGAAAAAGTAACCTGCCGCTCTCCATCAGGCTTAGATTCGTTCGTAGCTATTTTGGCTACGGTTTTATTGATCGACAAACCAAAGGAAATTGGCAGTTTCATCTCTTTGATAATGGTTTGTCTGAGTTCAGATGCAAATTTCATACAGCCAAAAAAGCGGTCCATGCCTGTCATATCGATATAATGTTCATCAATGCTAGCTTTTTCGAAAAGAGGAACTTTATCGGCAATAATCTCGGTAATCTCATGCGAAGCTTTGGAATATTCTTCCATATCGCCTTTTAAAAATATAGCCTGGGGACACAGCAATTTTGCCGTCCTCCCGGGCATTGCAGAATGTATGCCGTACTGGCGTGCCTCGTAACTGCAAGAGGCTACCACACCCCTATCGCCGCCACCACCGATAATTACAGGTTTACCCAATAACCTGGGATTTTTTCTGATTTCTACAGATACAAAAAATGCATCCTGATCCATATGAATAATCTGCCTTTCTTTATCCATTCTCGTATTATAAGGATGATTGAGATCAAAAATACTAATATTTTTAGTTTTAATAAAAATTAAAGGAGTTTATTTTTAAACAAAACACTAACAATTTTAGCTTTAACTATCACTTTATCATCGCCAGTTATGGTTGAAGAGTTTGCCACGGAGACACAGAAAGCACGGAGTTAAATTCCAATTAAGTTGCTCTGCGGAACCCAGTGATGTTTACCATATAAGATATGTTTTAAAGGGTCTTCGACTACGCTCAGACTGACAAATCGATATGTATCACTTGATGGATAAGGTTTTAGGCCAATTTGAACCAGATAAGATATCTAAGAAAATATAAGCTCATATGCCCTAATATTTCTTATATGGTTAAGAAAACTCAGACTGACAAATCGGTATGTATCCAGCCATTAACAAAAAATGCTCCCAATTTTCATCAGGAGCATGTACTAAACAATTAAAATATTGTAATCTTAATTGTGCTTATTGCTTTACAATTTTGAATGCTGTTCTTCTGTTTAACTGGTGTGCTTCTTCGCTACATGCTACCCCGTTGCTGCATTGGTTTAACAACTGTGTTTCGCCGTATCCTTGTGCGGTAATGCGGTTTTTATCGATACCCCTGGAAATGATATACGCTACAGCAGATTCGGCCCTTTTTTGCGATAGGTTTAGGTTATAACTATCCTTGCCTCTGCTATCGGTATGCGAGCCTAATTCAATCCAGATGGTCGGATTATCGGTCATGATCTTAACCAATTTATCCAGCTCTACTGCAGCATCTGGTCGGATGTTCCATTTATCGAAATCGTAATAGATATTTTCCAGCTTAATTGCTTTATTCATTACAACCGCTTCTAAATGCAGGTTTTGCGTAAGTACGCTCGAAGTTGTTAAACCAATGGTTGCCAGATTTTCTACATCAGACCTGTAATTTGTTTTCTCTGCCGAAACATTGTATTCAGATTCTTTGGCTAAATTAAATCTATAAGCGCCGTTCTCATCGGTTTCGGTTTTTAGAACAGCACCGTTTACTTTTGCTAAGGTTACCAATGCACCTGCAATGGGTTGATTGCTATCTTTATCAAATACCCTGCCTTCTAATCTGAAAGCCAGGATCATTTTCTGATCAATGGTATAAATATCATCGCTACCTAAACCACCCTCACGATTGGAAGAAAGATAAACAATACCACCTTTTTCGTTTAAGCTAAAACCAAAATCATCCTGTGGAGAATTGAAAGGGTAACCCATATTTTCGATCTGACCAATCTTACCTTTTTCTCTTAAAGCCTGATAAACATCCAATCCTCCCATTCCAACTCTACCATCGCTAGAAAAGTAAAAGTTATCTTTTTCATCAAAAACCGGACTGCGTTCGCTGCCATCGGTATTTACTTCTTTCAGGTTAATGGGCTTGCCCCATTCACCAGCATCTGTTTTCAGACAAACATAAATATCAGTTCCGCCCAGGCCACCCGGCATATTCGAAGCGAAATAAAGGCTATTTCCATCGGTAGTAATAAAAGGATCGCCTACAGAGTAACCGTTTACATTATTATAAGCAAATGAAACCGGTTCGCCCCAAATACCGTTAACACCTTTTGTACTGCTAAAAATTTCTACATTAACAGTTGTTGGTTGTTTTTTTAAGCGCTCCAGTTCATCGGTGATACGGGTTAGCGTAAAATACATGGTTTTTCCGTCGGCTGTAAAACTTGCCGAACCTACGTGATACCTGGTACCTGCTTTTACAGGAAACAACTGAAGGCTATCGTTTGGCGACGGTTTGATGTATAGTTTCAGGTATCCGTTACCTGTCCAACCGTATACTTTTTTATCGGGTTCTTTTGATCCGTCGAATCTTAAAAACGGTTTGCTTTCCTGAACATTTAATCTACTATTTGATCTGTCGGAAGTGAATACAACTCCTCCTTGATAGTTAACCGCACCCCAATCAGATTGCGTACTGTTTAAGGCCTTTTGATTGATCAGTTCAATTTTCTTTGGATTTCTGATCCACTTCAAAGCCGAATCGCAAGAAGTAATCCAAACGGTCTGCTGCTTTTCTGATACATTTTTCTTTTTATCAATGTAATTGACGTATTGGACTTTCGCTTCGCTGTATTTCGAATTGCCCTGTAAGGCTTTGGCATAACCTAAAATATTATCAGGGTTACTGCCTGGCATTTTAGCGGCAATAGCATACCAACTTTCGGCCTGCTTATAGTTATAAACCAGCGTATAAGTACTTGCTAAACGTTCTGCAGCATGTAAAGTTTCTTTCTTTTTATAGGCTTGTTCATATAAATCTATTGCTTTCCTGTAATTGAACAGTTCGTATTGCTTATCGGCATCTTTTAATGCATACTGGGCACTTGCCGAAAAACTGAATGCAAATAAACAATATGCAGAAAGGCAAGTACCTAATAAAATTTTCTTCATTATGTTGTTGGGATAGTTGGTCAAAATACTGAATATAGTTAGTTTAAAATACCCTTGGTTTGCTAATTTTAGGTTTTATATGACTTATTCATCTTAAAAAACGTAATCATTTCATCTAAAATTTCAGCTCTAGCTAAAGAATTAATTAAAACTTTGACTGTTTTTAAATGTTGAGTTAGTAATAAATATTTATCTTATGAAGACTAAAGACAGTAAAAACACAGCTGAGAAAGAGCGTAAAAGTAAAGGAAGTTCAAAGGAAAAGGCCACTTTCGATCAAAACGGAAAGGGTGCTTCTGATAAATTTGGTCAAGCTGGTTCCACACCTAACGAGTCAGGAGAAGGTGGGCCTGGTACTATAGATAGAAATAAAAAGGCTTAAAAAAGATAAAAAGAGTAAAATACTCTTTTTATCTTTCATAGATACTCATCTTTTCAGCTAGTTCTATAATGCTTTTTATTTTCAGCTTTTGAAAAAGTCTCAATTTATAAGTACTTACTGTACCCATTTGAAGATTTAGCTGATTAGAAATTTCTAACACTCCAATCCCCTTTGTCAGTAGTTCTGCTACTTCTAGTTCTCTACCCGAAAGTTTGGTAAAAGGATTATCGGCATCGTTACCTAATATGCTGTTGAACATGTTTTCCTTAACATTTCTGCTCGAATAGCGACTGCCAGCTAAAATCGTAGTAATAGCGGTTACAATTTCTGATTCTTCTGCATTTTTGGTTAAGTAACCAGATGCGCCAGACTTTAAATAAGGAACAGCATAAATATTCTCATTCAAAGATGAAAACACCAAAATTTTTGCGTTTGGCTGAACCAATTTAATTTGATCGATTACCTTAAGGTTGTTACCTCCGGGTAAGTTTACATCAATAATGATTAAACTCGGCGATTTTTCTGTTTCAACAAGCGCCTGCGCTAAGGTAGATGCATGAATGATTTCAACACCAGGCCAAAAGTCTGATATTAAACCTTTTAATCCACGACGAATGATCTCATGATCATCAGCAATGAGCACAGTAAAGGTATTTACGGCATTTTTTGTTTTCATTATTTTAAGAATATTCTGCAAGTTACTAAAAAGTTATTTTTTTGTACGCAATTGTATTTAATTTTTCTTTTAAATGTGTAAATATTATAATACACAAGTTTACAGTTTTGTTTAAAACACCCTTGGGGTTGCCAATCTCACATTTTGCTTAATGAACGAATAGGACAATGAAATCTCATGTGTTCCGCCGCTATAGCCTTGT
Encoded proteins:
- the dinB gene encoding DNA polymerase IV, with the translated sequence MDKERQIIHMDQDAFFVSVEIRKNPRLLGKPVIIGGGGDRGVVASCSYEARQYGIHSAMPGRTAKLLCPQAIFLKGDMEEYSKASHEITEIIADKVPLFEKASIDEHYIDMTGMDRFFGCMKFASELRQTIIKEMKLPISFGLSINKTVAKIATNESKPDGERQVTFSELRPFLDPLAIHKIPGIGHATYKKLSEMGVREILTLTQIPQQLMFKILGQHGLSLWQKANGIDLSPVVPYRERKSIGTQATFESDTMDMAKLKAIITGMVSGLTFQLRNQKKLTACITITVRYTNFETVTQQERIPYTSLDSFLISKAHSLFEKVYSKRMLLRLVGVKLSHLVSGYEQIGLYNIAEEEYSLYQAMDKVRNHYGAEAVVKACIVTQPPRDETGKIIKYNPRKKKILIENQTEEEQQEARKRSKIRSFMSEKGTIGTKSYD
- a CDS encoding OmpA family protein produces the protein MKKILLGTCLSAYCLFAFSFSASAQYALKDADKQYELFNYRKAIDLYEQAYKKKETLHAAERLASTYTLVYNYKQAESWYAIAAKMPGSNPDNILGYAKALQGNSKYSEAKVQYVNYIDKKKNVSEKQQTVWITSCDSALKWIRNPKKIELINQKALNSTQSDWGAVNYQGGVVFTSDRSNSRLNVQESKPFLRFDGSKEPDKKVYGWTGNGYLKLYIKPSPNDSLQLFPVKAGTRYHVGSASFTADGKTMYFTLTRITDELERLKKQPTTVNVEIFSSTKGVNGIWGEPVSFAYNNVNGYSVGDPFITTDGNSLYFASNMPGGLGGTDIYVCLKTDAGEWGKPINLKEVNTDGSERSPVFDEKDNFYFSSDGRVGMGGLDVYQALREKGKIGQIENMGYPFNSPQDDFGFSLNEKGGIVYLSSNREGGLGSDDIYTIDQKMILAFRLEGRVFDKDSNQPIAGALVTLAKVNGAVLKTETDENGAYRFNLAKESEYNVSAEKTNYRSDVENLATIGLTTSSVLTQNLHLEAVVMNKAIKLENIYYDFDKWNIRPDAAVELDKLVKIMTDNPTIWIELGSHTDSRGKDSYNLNLSQKRAESAVAYIISRGIDKNRITAQGYGETQLLNQCSNGVACSEEAHQLNRRTAFKIVKQ
- a CDS encoding response regulator transcription factor — protein: MKTKNAVNTFTVLIADDHEIIRRGLKGLISDFWPGVEIIHASTLAQALVETEKSPSLIIIDVNLPGGNNLKVIDQIKLVQPNAKILVFSSLNENIYAVPYLKSGASGYLTKNAEESEIVTAITTILAGSRYSSRNVKENMFNSILGNDADNPFTKLSGRELEVAELLTKGIGVLEISNQLNLQMGTVSTYKLRLFQKLKIKSIIELAEKMSIYER